The sequence ggcgcaCGCTCGATGGGCTCGCACTAGGTCAGCCATGGGCACGCGGATATGCCAGCGGCTCAGGTCCTCGTGCATCTGCGCGACCACCAAGCTGTTCAAGGCGTCAATTTTCGTCATGTGCGCTGTCAGCTCCGGCCCCAAGGCAACCGCGAGGGAGGTACCGTCCCCTTCGTCGAGTCGCATCTGGCGCAGGTACCCCTCGAGCGGGCTGCGCGGCTGCATGGCGAGGGCCGTGAACACCGTCGTtagcgccgcctccttcgagTACGACACCCTCACACCATTTTCTTCCACTGTATAGGTGCGTAGGGCAGCTGCGAGCTGCTGACCCCATGGCGATGCGAGGGCCGTGATAGGTGAGATACACGCCAGGTacggcaccagcgccagcacctcgCCGTCTCTGACGGTGTCTGCCGCTTTACACACCAGCCCGTGGCAGCCCTTCGCCCCTACGTACTGATACTCCACGCATGGCGCCACCACGATGTTGAGGCGAGCACTGGCCTGCTTCCACATTCGCTCTTCCCGCCAGCAGAACGGAAGTTTGCGTGCGCACGAGAATTGGAAAAAGAATGGGAGAATGGGAGCGTCACAAGAGCGTCGCGAAGGGAGTGTccacccaccctcccttCCTGAGCAACAAACACGATGACGGGATCAACCCCGACGACAAGGAGAGCAGTGGGAAGCGGACGCGTGCGAGGTGTCTCTACTGCAGAGGCGCACTCCAACGGCAGCGAAGGGCAAATGCGCCGTAGCATCTCCGTCCGCCAGCGTGTGGGCCGccaggaaaaaaaaaacgtgccatggcgccgctgctgcgaagatCCCAAGCTGGGCGATAGCACGCAGCTATCAGACGGTGCGCTTTTGCCTTCATTTGCCATGTGCGCGCAAGACAAATGTGTTGCATGACaaaaggagggggtgggggcgaaCATATGAGTGAACCGACGCAAGTACGGGACTCTGAGCGACGCCGCACTACAGGACGTGGAGACACAACCACACGGTGATTCTCAGCAAGAACGGACAccggaaaagaaaaaagtaCAACACCCACAACCACGCCTGTCTTCGAAGAGCGAGGCGCCCGGCTCTCTGACGCAGTGCGTGCCCTCATAGCGGAGGTTGTTGCTCGCTCTCTGGAGCCGAGAACGCAGAGCGCAGTTTGTCAGAGCGTTCTCGCTGGCGTTGCTCGACCGTTTCAAACTTCTTCAagagcgcctccttcgccatgCTGGGGCTGGCCAAGGCATACTCGGTCGCTCTGCGGTCGCGGACCTCGCCACGATCACCGCCGTCGATCCCACTCAGCCGATAGCGCTGTGCCATCTCGCGCTCTTTCTCACGGTGCATTCGCTCCAGctcccgctcctgctgcatgtgtgcattTGACAGCTGCTGAAGTCGCTCCATGAAGTTCTCGGACAGCTTCTCCCgctctgcggctgcttgGTCTGCCATGCGCttcagcgcggcgtcgtgaGCCGCACgcagctctgcctctctgACTTGTAGCCGCCTCTGCACATCCACTTCCTGTTGCGCCTGAGCGGCGCGCAGGGCTGCTTCTCGCTCACGCAGCTCGCGCTCGCGGCGAGCGATGTCATCgagcagcgtctcctcgcgTGCACGAAAGCGCTGCTCCATCatgtccgcctcctcgcgctgtTGTACTCGCATGAATTCCTTGTCACGCTCAAGCTGCTCCTTCCGCTCTCGCAGTTCCGTGTCCATCGCAGCCCTACGCTGCTGACCTAGTCTGACGAGCTCGTCGTACTCGTGGcgcatcctcgtcgccgttTCTTCCCAACTCGCTTTGAGCTGCTCCTCACGCTTCGCGACAGTCTCCAGCATGCCAGCTTGAAGAGACTCCACGCGATGGGCGAACTCGTCtcgcgcctccgcggcgcgcttgTCGTAGGCGGTGATGAGGTCGTTGCGGTAGGACTCGAATTTGCTGTATTGCTGCATGAGGGCCTCGTTCTTCTCTTGCTCGCACGCTGCCACCGTCTGCCGCATCGAGCGCACCACGTCGTCCGCAAACCGTAGGGACGCCTGCAGTTCGTTAGTGTGAACCTCGTGCATCTTGCAGGCCTGCTGGAGTTTGTTGCGCTCCTCGACGCACTGCGCATGAGCGAGCCTGATCTCCGATAGTTGCACGCGCGTCGTCTGAAGCTCGTTCTCCAAGGCAACAAGGCGTTCTACTTGGTGTGCAACAACCTCTTTCATGCCGGCTTCGGtttgccgcagctgcgcacacTCGCGCGTCAGGCTGTCgagccgttgctgctgctgcagcgaaaGCACACGCTGACTCTCCTGGTAGGCGGCAATTTCTTTCTgatgtgcggcggcgtcggtgcgctggcgtgcgGCGGCCTCGCTCATGCTGCGGAACGCTGCCTCACTTGCCTGTGCGAGGCGCTGAAACGTGCTCCAACGCTCCTCCATGCTTGGCACTGTCGCTGTTGGGCTGTCGCCTTCTTCttgcgaggcggccgtggaGGTGAGCACCGGCGGTCCCATCCACCTGGGGAGTCCAAACGCTTGCCAGACAACGCGCCCGCTTTCATCGTTGGGGTTACCCACCGAGGCGTCGCGCTCCCGCTGCGGCGAGTGTGCGGCGACTGCATCGTCCGTTGATGCGGGTGAGGCTGAGCATGCGCTCTGCTGTGTGTCCACCGGCTTCCACGGCACCGTCGTGGGCCGCCACACGGGCGCTTCAGGCGCTGCCTGTGATGTGTCTGGTTGGGATACGGGATGCCCTGCCGGCGTCGAGAGCATCTGCTGGGAGGGAGTGCCCGTGTGTGGATGTCGAGAGGGAGCACTGTTTacctgcgcctctgccggcgACGTCATATGTCATCAAAGAATGAGAGAATCACACACCATACACCCGGGGTCGGCTGCGGGGACGGGACTtccgccacacacgcacccacagaAGTGAAAGCATGTTGATCGACGAGGAAAAGGCGTCGGAGGACGTAAGTTTCAGGCCGCCGCGAAATACACCACCGTACACGTacaacaagagagagagagagatttGCGTGGCTGCTCGATTGCACTCCGGTGCGAGAGGAAAAATGCGGCACGCAACTGACATCGCCGCCGAGGAACACGCTGACGCTACATCACCGATACCGCAGCGCTTGACGTACGCGATTGGTAGTCGCGTGCGCGACTGGATGTGGCGGGGAACAGGGGACTTTCCTTTCTCCTTTGCCGTGTATTTGCCAAGGATTGCTCCGCTGTACATCTCCAGCGAGAGTTACTGGCAGCACGGTGTCCCGTGGCCAGACGAGGTCGTGACCTCCCTACACTAACTCCTACAACACCGCGGAGAGGCAACAGACAATAGGCGACGAAGTGGtgaggaaaacaaaaaatgggcaaacaaaaacgaaaaggaagcgCAAAGATGCTCGAAGGAAAGGGCAGTGGCGAACAAACAACATCGCCACCGCAGACAcagtggggaggggtgagggaagaagagcgcggcgagagggggggggctatAGCGGCAAGGAGAGAAGGTAAGTACGGCAGACGACAGGGAAGAAGGGAATGTAAAGAAAACATCGCACACCATGAACAGCACAGCGACTATAGCACCACAGACTCGACCTCGTTCCCGCACTTCACCATCACCTCACATCAACATTGAGCGCACACTGCCACCACGACCATCACCTTCTTCATCGCCGACACAtgagaaaacaaaaagagaaagaaagcgcCAAGACGCTTAGTCGATCATCTACACGCTTTCACCAGCCGTTAAGGTTAGGCAAGCATGCAAGCACACcaaagagaagaaagcaaAAGCAACCGCCCGCACATCTACAACCACACATTAaaaagtaaaaaaaaaactatGGCCAAACAATACCGTACATACTAGAATTCCGTGGAAGCCATTCGCGCATTCACGCATTTGttggtgcgtgcgcgcttggCGTCTTCGCACCCGTCCCTGCCATCTTCTCCTTCGCTCTCAAGAGCGTACAAGCGGAGTGTCCTacgcggtggcgcgggcGACGGTGAAGGTGCGCTGAGTGTTGCTTGCCTCCAGCTTCTTTACCGCCTCTTCCGCGCGCTTGTGCGTTGTGAAGGCAATGAGAAACGACTGTGCACCGTCTTTGCCAACCTCTGGTGGGGCGATGACAAATCGACCGGCCAAATCGCTCAACAGCGACGCCAGCATGACTTCGGTCAGGTGGTGGCCAGTCACGACGAGGCACAGCTTCTCTTTGAGCGACGGCTTCGCACGTTGCATCAGGAACTGCAGCGGGTCCATCTGCGCGTCCCGCACAGCGTCACTGAGGAGcacaggcggtgcagcggtggcgcctgTTTTGGTCAGCAGACACGAGCGGTTCGGCTCGTTGTCAACGCCTTCGGAATGCACGTGAAAGTACTTGGCGAGTGcgtgcacaagcgcacgcgTCGCGGAGTTGGTCGGCGGAAGCGAGACAAAAGACTCTTTTCCTTCGACGAAGTTTATCAGATGGCGCTCcgcccgctgcaccgcgcatgcgtcctgctgcgcggcgtccCACAGCATGAGGGAATACAGAAACTTCTCGTTCTTTGTCTTGCTAAGCGACGTGAGCACGTCGAGGCGGCGAGTAAAGAGGCAGTCGTTGTCGCATGGGACAACCACCGCAAACTTGTTGGGCCCCTCTGCCTTCCGCTTGCCAACCTTGGCGCACGGAAGACTGCGCGTCACGCGACCGCAGTTGCACGTGCACCGCAGGTACACCGAGCACGGCGGgcacggcgtggcgccgtgACACGGCttggcgcagcggtgcccgCACTCCTCATGCAGCCGATCGCACTGCTGATGGCACGGattcgcctcctcgacgcACGGTCCACTGTGACACACGCGGTCGCAGAAGTGCCCGCAGGGCATCTCCATCCCGCACTCTTCCTCGCACGCCAGATCCGTAACGCCACACGGCAGCGTCATCAACGTGTTGTGCCTCGGACACCGGCGTTTGACGAGTGCCCCGCAAGGGGGACACGGCCCAAAGTGGCAGTTGTGGCTCACCGGGTGGCCGCACGGACGTGGGATGCGGCAGGCTCGCTTGCATACGGGCGGTTGTGTGCcgcactgctgcggtggccgtAGCACCTCCGCGCCGCAGTAGCACGTGAGCGTTTCGGTCACGacgtgcacgcacgacgGGCACTGCGTGGAGGCGTGGCAGAGGTcctcgcacgcgtgcccgCACGGAAGCGGACGGCCACACACCTGAAAGCACATGTGCGAATTTGTTTGAGTTTTGTTGCGGTCTTGGCAGCAGACCACCTTGCACTTGTGTCGTCCGCACGACAGCTTCGTGCCGCACTCATACGTGCAGGTGAAGTTCTGCGACTCTGCACATGACAGCCGCTTGCGAACCTTTCGGCAACGACACGACACGTCCACGCGTACCTCGCACGGTGGGCAGGCGCCTGCGTGGCACTTCAGCTGGCACCGGTGCTGCCCACAGGAGAGCGGCTTGTCGCATATGCGGCCGCACTGCGGAATAGGATCGGTGCATGCGTACCGCACGGTTTGCAGCTCTGACGCACCACAGGGGCAGGTGTGAACGCTGGCAGGGTCCGCCGGGCACGGT comes from Leishmania infantum JPCM5 genome chromosome 22 and encodes:
- a CDS encoding transcription factor-like protein: MADASVENERSVRVADELRREVYECPSCLERVKLQQPIWSCKECFQIYHFACIRRWAQVDRDTVVFSCPQCRHMQPKPLTDLCFCGKVSKPKYDPLVTPHSCGRLCGLVRPFCTHRCPAQCHPGPCPRCQLLVGPQRCPCGATTYTYPCGQPDPETTCGNPCRRPLACGTHTCPLSCHTGPCPPCSESTTLICYCGQTTKRHPCTKEASFACGSVCGKSLRCGKHTCTLLCHSGECPPCPADPASVHTCPCGASELQTVRYACTDPIPQCGRICDKPLSCGQHRCQLKCHAGACPPCEVRVDVSCRCRKVRKRLSCAESQNFTCTYECGTKLSCGRHKCKVVCCQDRNKTQTNSHMCFQVCGRPLPCGHACEDLCHASTQCPSCVHVVTETLTCYCGAEVLRPPQQCGTQPPVCKRACRIPRPCGHPVSHNCHFGPCPPCGALVKRRCPRHNTLMTLPCGVTDLACEEECGMEMPCGHFCDRVCHSGPCVEEANPCHQQCDRLHEECGHRCAKPCHGATPCPPCSVYLRCTCNCGRVTRSLPCAKVGKRKAEGPNKFAVVVPCDNDCLFTRRLDVLTSLSKTKNEKFLYSLMLWDAAQQDACAVQRAERHLINFVEGKESFVSLPPTNSATRALVHALAKYFHVHSEGVDNEPNRSCLLTKTGATAAPPVLLSDAVRDAQMDPLQFLMQRAKPSLKEKLCLVVTGHHLTEVMLASLLSDLAGRFVIAPPEVGKDGAQSFLIAFTTHKRAEEAVKKLEASNTQRTFTVARATA